In Flavobacterium lacustre, a genomic segment contains:
- a CDS encoding helix-turn-helix domain-containing protein, with amino-acid sequence MEIKEKFGQKVKELREQKSFSIEQLANISNVDRNYISDIEKGKRNVSIEIMEKIICALETDFTTFFNDNNFKK; translated from the coding sequence ATGGAGATTAAAGAAAAATTCGGTCAAAAGGTAAAAGAATTAAGAGAGCAAAAAAGTTTCTCAATTGAACAGTTAGCAAATATTTCGAATGTTGACAGAAATTATATTTCTGACATCGAAAAAGGGAAAAGAAATGTCTCCATTGAAATTATGGAAAAAATAATTTGTGCTTTAGAAACCGATTTTACAACATTTTTCAACGATAATAATTTTAAGAAATAA
- the gnd gene encoding phosphogluconate dehydrogenase (NAD(+)-dependent, decarboxylating) — protein MQIGIIGLGKMGFNLALNLKRNHYEVVAQDVNTDFVKKMSEEGITTANTAAELCQKLNGRKVIWLMVPAGEIVDAVITSLLPFLTKKDIIIDGGNSNYKESKRRYAQLKELDIDFLDCGTSGGTSGALHGACTMIGGDPDVFEYVAAVFKAISVENGHLYTGAAGSGHFTKMVHNGIEYGMMQSIAEGFEVFEHSEFDIDFEKTAKLFNHGSVVRSWLMELTENAFSKDPHLDSIKGIMHSSGEGKWTLETALDLGVPTPVIALSIMMRYRSQMQDTFSGKVVAALRNEFGGHAVEKNE, from the coding sequence ATGCAAATTGGAATTATAGGATTAGGAAAAATGGGCTTTAACCTTGCCCTGAATTTAAAACGAAACCATTATGAAGTAGTCGCACAAGATGTGAATACCGACTTCGTCAAAAAAATGAGTGAGGAAGGTATTACTACCGCGAATACTGCAGCCGAATTATGTCAAAAACTAAATGGTCGAAAAGTGATTTGGTTGATGGTTCCTGCCGGAGAAATTGTAGATGCCGTAATCACATCTTTACTTCCTTTTTTAACCAAAAAAGATATTATTATTGATGGCGGAAACTCTAATTACAAAGAATCCAAACGCCGATATGCCCAACTCAAAGAACTTGATATTGACTTTTTAGATTGCGGCACTTCGGGTGGCACTTCGGGGGCTTTGCATGGCGCTTGTACGATGATTGGCGGAGATCCCGATGTTTTTGAATATGTGGCAGCAGTTTTTAAAGCGATTTCTGTTGAAAACGGACATCTTTATACCGGAGCAGCCGGAAGCGGACATTTTACTAAAATGGTTCACAACGGAATTGAATATGGCATGATGCAATCTATCGCTGAAGGATTTGAAGTGTTTGAACATTCTGAGTTTGATATTGATTTTGAAAAAACAGCTAAATTGTTCAATCACGGTTCTGTGGTTCGCAGTTGGCTGATGGAATTAACCGAAAATGCTTTTTCCAAAGATCCTCATTTAGACAGCATCAAAGGCATTATGCACTCGTCCGGGGAAGGGAAATGGACTCTTGAAACCGCTTTGGATTTAGGCGTACCCACTCCTGTAATTGCCCTTTCGATTATGATGCGTTACCGCTCTCAAATGCAGGATACTTTTTCCGGAAAAGTAGTAGCGGCGCTTCGGAATGAGTTTGGCGGACATGCCGTAGAGAAAAATGAATAG
- a CDS encoding aspartate-semialdehyde dehydrogenase, producing MRIAVVGATGMVGEIMLKVLAERNFPVTELIPVASEKSVGKEIEFNGKKYKVVGMQTAVDMKADIALFSAGGGTSLEWAPKFAAAGTTVIDNSSAWRMDPTKKLVVPEINAGELTAADKIIANPNCSTIQMVLALAPLHKKYNIKRVIVSTYQSITGTGVKAVQQFENECAGIEGEMVYKYKINRNCIPQCDSFEENGYTKEEMKLVNETKKILSDDSIAVTATAVRVPVVGGHSEAVNIEFTNDFDVNEVRNILHHTDGIVVQDNLDTFTYPMPRYAEGKNDVFVGRIRRDESQANTLNMWIVADNLRKGAATNTIQIAEYLIAAKLV from the coding sequence ATGAGAATAGCAGTAGTAGGCGCTACCGGAATGGTTGGCGAAATAATGTTGAAAGTATTAGCAGAAAGAAATTTTCCGGTAACCGAATTGATTCCGGTTGCTTCTGAAAAATCAGTTGGAAAAGAAATAGAATTCAATGGAAAAAAATATAAAGTAGTCGGTATGCAAACTGCTGTAGATATGAAAGCGGATATTGCTTTGTTTTCTGCAGGTGGTGGAACTTCATTAGAATGGGCGCCAAAATTTGCAGCTGCAGGCACAACCGTTATTGATAATTCCTCAGCTTGGAGAATGGATCCTACTAAAAAATTAGTAGTTCCTGAAATCAATGCAGGCGAATTGACAGCAGCAGATAAAATCATTGCAAATCCAAACTGTTCTACGATTCAAATGGTATTGGCTTTGGCACCTTTGCATAAAAAATACAACATCAAACGTGTGATCGTTTCGACTTACCAATCCATCACTGGAACTGGAGTAAAAGCAGTACAACAATTCGAAAATGAATGTGCCGGTATTGAAGGTGAAATGGTTTATAAATATAAAATCAACAGAAACTGTATTCCACAATGTGACAGTTTTGAAGAGAATGGGTACACCAAAGAAGAAATGAAATTGGTGAACGAAACCAAAAAAATATTAAGCGATGACAGTATTGCCGTAACAGCAACTGCGGTTCGTGTACCTGTTGTAGGTGGACATAGTGAAGCGGTTAATATTGAATTCACTAATGATTTTGACGTAAATGAAGTAAGAAACATTTTGCATCATACTGACGGAATCGTGGTTCAAGACAATTTAGACACATTTACTTACCCAATGCCAAGATATGCTGAAGGTAAAAATGATGTTTTTGTAGGTAGAATTCGTCGTGACGAAAGCCAGGCAAATACATTGAATATGTGGATTGTAGCTGATAACTTGAGAAAAGGAGCAGCAACAAATACCATCCAAATTGCGGAATATCTTATCGCTGCAAAATTGGTGTAA
- a CDS encoding DNA cytosine methyltransferase — MKENISISEFDGKKFKIRFVEEDDNRKAVLTHYLHNYKNDAKSHFEKEAKEYLKEIIQYKNEEEKLNIVSEEALQQLLFEVETVPFPTPKNHTFKFIDLFAGIGGFRMAMQNLGGKCVFTSEWDENAKKTYRANYGETPFGDITKERTKNYIPDDFDVLCAGFPCQAFSIAGKRGGFEDTRGTLFFDVAEIIKTRKPKAIFLENVKGLRNHNGGKTLATILNVLRNDLNYFVPEPQIINAKNHGVPQNRERIYIVGFRNDLNIDSFSYPEPLEEKVFFGKVKEENVVPTKYYLSTQYLQTLVSHKERHASKGNGFGFEIIKDDEVSNAIVVGGMGRERNLVIDNRITDYTPTTHIKGEVNREGIRKMTPREWARLQGFPDNFIIPVADASAYKQFGNSVAVPAIQATAEKIIELIMDRHAKR; from the coding sequence ATGAAAGAGAATATATCAATTAGTGAATTTGACGGGAAAAAATTTAAAATTCGCTTTGTTGAAGAAGACGATAATAGAAAAGCAGTATTGACTCATTATTTACACAATTATAAAAATGATGCAAAATCTCATTTTGAAAAAGAAGCGAAAGAATATTTAAAAGAAATAATTCAATATAAAAATGAAGAAGAAAAATTAAACATTGTTTCTGAGGAAGCTTTGCAACAATTATTATTTGAAGTTGAAACAGTTCCATTTCCAACACCCAAAAATCATACGTTTAAATTTATTGATTTGTTCGCAGGGATTGGAGGATTCAGAATGGCAATGCAAAATCTTGGAGGTAAATGTGTGTTTACATCTGAATGGGATGAAAATGCAAAGAAAACTTATAGAGCTAATTATGGAGAAACACCATTTGGTGATATTACAAAAGAAAGAACTAAGAATTATATACCAGACGATTTTGATGTTTTATGTGCAGGATTTCCTTGTCAGGCTTTTTCAATTGCAGGTAAAAGAGGAGGTTTTGAAGATACAAGAGGAACACTTTTTTTTGATGTTGCAGAAATAATAAAAACCAGAAAGCCAAAAGCAATTTTCTTAGAAAATGTAAAAGGTTTAAGAAATCATAATGGTGGAAAAACATTGGCGACAATCCTGAATGTTTTGCGGAATGACTTGAATTACTTCGTGCCAGAACCTCAAATAATTAATGCTAAAAATCATGGAGTTCCTCAGAATCGCGAACGAATATATATTGTTGGTTTTAGAAATGATTTAAATATTGATTCATTTTCATATCCTGAACCTTTAGAAGAAAAAGTCTTTTTCGGAAAAGTAAAAGAAGAAAACGTAGTTCCTACGAAATATTATTTATCAACTCAATATTTGCAAACCCTAGTTAGTCATAAAGAAAGGCACGCAAGTAAAGGAAATGGATTTGGCTTTGAAATTATTAAAGATGATGAAGTTTCAAATGCAATTGTTGTTGGTGGGATGGGAAGAGAGAGAAATTTAGTTATTGATAATCGAATAACAGATTATACTCCAACAACTCATATCAAAGGAGAAGTCAATCGTGAAGGAATTAGAAAAATGACTCCACGAGAATGGGCGAGATTACAAGGCTTCCCCGATAATTTTATAATTCCTGTTGCAGATGCATCTGCTTACAAACAGTTTGGAAATTCTGTTGCAGTTCCTGCAATTCAGGCAACTGCTGAAAAAATTATTGAACTAATTATGGATAGACATGCTAAAAGGTAA
- a CDS encoding porin family protein, whose protein sequence is MKIRIVLTCFLLVSAWNVFSQQNTTTETPAIVKVDSLYREDQFYFAFTYNMLRDTPVGFSKSKFSTGFSAGFLRDMPINKKRTFAIAPGIGLTYNNYNQNIAVTLQDNTPVYTILNSTAVYSKNKFSQLQIEVPIEFRWRTSTFESHKFLRIYGGFKFSYSVYDKSVFTDNEGKVVLTGNKDFNKLTYGAYISSGYNTLNVYAYYGLNSLFKSGKVGDEALQMKALNVGVIFYIL, encoded by the coding sequence ATGAAAATACGAATAGTTCTGACATGCTTTCTTCTTGTATCCGCTTGGAATGTTTTTTCACAACAAAATACAACCACCGAAACGCCTGCAATAGTAAAAGTAGATTCCTTATATCGAGAAGATCAGTTTTATTTTGCCTTTACTTATAATATGTTGCGCGACACGCCGGTGGGTTTCTCGAAGAGTAAATTCTCTACGGGCTTTTCAGCAGGTTTTTTAAGAGATATGCCCATCAACAAAAAAAGAACCTTCGCCATCGCCCCCGGAATCGGACTGACCTACAACAATTACAACCAGAATATTGCGGTTACCCTGCAAGACAACACGCCGGTATATACTATTTTAAACAGTACGGCAGTGTACAGCAAAAACAAGTTTTCCCAACTGCAAATAGAGGTCCCAATCGAATTCAGATGGCGAACATCAACATTCGAAAGTCATAAATTTTTACGCATTTACGGAGGATTTAAATTCAGTTATTCCGTGTATGACAAATCCGTTTTCACCGATAACGAAGGCAAAGTGGTCCTTACAGGCAACAAAGATTTCAATAAATTAACTTACGGAGCATACATTTCCTCAGGATACAATACGCTCAATGTTTATGCGTATTATGGTTTGAATTCTCTTTTTAAATCAGGAAAAGTGGGAGACGAAGCGCTTCAAATGAAAGCCCTCAATGTAGGAGTGATTTTTTATATTTTATAA
- a CDS encoding bifunctional UDP-N-acetylmuramoyl-tripeptide:D-alanyl-D-alanine ligase/alanine racemase, translated as MKLNIYTISNQIQAELSGTAAQDIETISIDSRSLQNGPQTLFFALVGPNNDAHLYLEDLIAKGVQHFVVTHIPENCAGKATFLVVKNTTTALQQLAAYYRSLFDFPIIGLTGSNGKTIVKEWLNFLLSPDYNIIRSPKSYNSQVGVPLSVLAINEQHNLGIFEAGISTFSEMENLERIIKPTIGILTNIGTAHDEGFPNIGEKIKEKLLLFQEAEILIYHKNKTIDAFLNPKLKTFSWSCKDEAADVLITKKAVLDKTVLGIRYKADNFEIKIPFQDDASIENAIHCMMLLLYFGYDQQTIEHRMELLYPVEMRLKVKNGINNCSLIDDSYSSDFQSLKIALDFLESQKQYPKKTVILSDIFQSGLSNEELYSKVSQLITSNKINRVIGIGATISEFKNKFINCVTFPDTDAFLAAIDSLNFGNETILIKGARTFQFEQIVAALAEKTHETVLEINLNAISHNFNFFKSKLKPTTKMMVMVKAFGYGNGGFEIAKLLEHHKVDYLGVAFADEGISLKNAGIKLPIMVLNPETTSFAAIIQNQLEPEIYSLKGLHAFLKIAEQKNLKHFPIHIKLDTGMHRLGFEANTLDDLIAVLKGNQTVAVKSVLSHMATSDDPAHLEFALSQLDLFEKLSSKLIQELQIQPIRHILNTSGISNFTEAQYDMVRLGIGLYGVSNDAEEQKQLENVGTLKSVISQIRTISAGESVGYGRRFVAERTTKIATIPIGYADGISRHWGNGVGFVMVNNQKATIVGSVCMDMLMVDVTEIPCKEGDQVIIFGKNPTVNDLAKALHTIPYEILTSISQRVKRVFYRE; from the coding sequence ATGAAATTAAACATATACACCATTTCGAATCAGATTCAAGCGGAACTTTCAGGAACTGCTGCTCAGGATATCGAAACTATTTCTATCGACAGTCGTTCGTTACAAAATGGTCCACAAACCTTGTTTTTTGCTTTGGTCGGACCCAATAACGACGCCCATTTGTACCTTGAAGATTTAATAGCAAAAGGCGTACAGCATTTTGTAGTCACCCACATTCCGGAAAACTGCGCCGGTAAAGCTACTTTTCTGGTAGTCAAAAACACCACGACAGCCTTACAACAATTGGCGGCGTATTACCGCAGTCTTTTTGATTTTCCAATTATAGGATTAACGGGAAGTAACGGCAAAACGATAGTAAAAGAATGGCTTAACTTTTTGTTGAGTCCGGATTATAACATCATCCGAAGTCCCAAAAGTTATAACTCACAAGTGGGTGTTCCCTTGTCGGTGCTGGCCATCAATGAGCAACATAATCTGGGTATTTTTGAAGCGGGAATTTCAACTTTTTCAGAGATGGAAAATTTAGAGCGAATCATTAAACCAACGATTGGAATTCTGACAAATATTGGGACGGCTCATGATGAAGGATTTCCAAATATTGGAGAAAAAATAAAAGAAAAATTACTGCTTTTTCAAGAAGCTGAAATCCTCATTTACCACAAAAACAAAACGATTGACGCTTTCCTGAATCCAAAATTAAAAACGTTTTCCTGGAGTTGTAAAGACGAAGCGGCAGATGTGTTGATTACCAAAAAAGCAGTTCTGGACAAAACAGTTTTAGGCATTCGATATAAAGCTGATAATTTTGAAATTAAAATCCCTTTTCAAGACGATGCTTCCATAGAAAATGCGATTCATTGTATGATGTTGTTGCTGTATTTTGGCTACGACCAACAAACCATTGAACACCGAATGGAATTGTTATACCCGGTTGAAATGCGCTTGAAAGTCAAAAACGGAATCAACAATTGCAGTTTAATTGACGACAGTTACAGTTCCGATTTCCAATCGCTGAAAATTGCATTGGATTTTTTAGAAAGTCAAAAGCAATACCCAAAGAAAACAGTGATTCTTTCGGATATTTTTCAGAGTGGATTGTCTAATGAAGAGTTGTATTCAAAAGTGTCGCAGCTTATCACGTCTAATAAAATCAACCGTGTTATTGGGATTGGAGCGACTATTTCTGAATTCAAAAATAAATTTATCAATTGCGTAACCTTTCCGGATACCGATGCTTTTTTGGCAGCGATTGACAGTTTGAATTTTGGAAACGAAACGATTTTAATCAAAGGGGCCAGAACGTTTCAATTTGAACAAATCGTCGCCGCTTTAGCCGAAAAAACACATGAAACCGTTTTAGAAATTAATCTGAATGCGATTAGTCATAATTTTAATTTCTTTAAATCGAAATTGAAACCCACAACCAAAATGATGGTGATGGTAAAGGCTTTTGGCTATGGAAACGGTGGGTTTGAAATCGCCAAATTATTAGAACATCACAAAGTCGATTATTTAGGAGTGGCTTTCGCCGATGAAGGAATTTCGTTGAAAAATGCCGGAATCAAGTTGCCAATTATGGTTTTGAATCCGGAAACGACAAGTTTCGCAGCGATTATTCAAAATCAGTTAGAACCCGAAATTTATAGTTTAAAAGGACTGCACGCTTTTTTAAAAATAGCGGAACAAAAGAATTTAAAACACTTTCCCATTCATATAAAACTAGATACAGGCATGCACCGTTTGGGTTTTGAAGCCAATACGCTCGATGATTTAATAGCCGTTTTAAAAGGCAATCAAACCGTTGCCGTGAAAAGTGTTTTGTCGCACATGGCTACCAGTGATGATCCTGCGCACCTGGAATTTGCTTTGTCACAGCTTGATTTGTTCGAAAAATTATCTTCAAAATTAATTCAGGAATTGCAAATACAACCCATTCGTCATATTTTGAATACATCGGGAATCAGTAATTTTACAGAGGCGCAATACGATATGGTTCGTTTAGGAATAGGACTTTACGGTGTTTCTAATGACGCCGAAGAACAAAAACAATTAGAGAATGTTGGGACACTCAAATCGGTGATTTCGCAAATCAGAACCATTTCTGCAGGAGAAAGTGTGGGCTACGGCCGACGATTTGTAGCCGAAAGAACAACCAAAATTGCAACAATTCCAATAGGATATGCCGATGGAATTTCGAGACATTGGGGAAATGGAGTAGGTTTTGTCATGGTCAACAATCAAAAAGCAACCATTGTAGGCAGTGTCTGCATGGATATGTTAATGGTTGATGTTACCGAAATTCCATGTAAAGAAGGCGATCAGGTAATCATTTTTGGCAAAAATCCAACCGTAAATGATTTGGCGAAAGCCTTACATACCATTCCGTATGAAATCCTGACCAGTATATCGCAACGCGTAAAAAGAGTGTTTTACAGAGAATGA
- a CDS encoding threonine/serine ThrE exporter family protein, whose product MSDKFYTFYMEVSNKPNKYELGEMLLEIGSLLMVSGANTERIKVTISRIAGAFGCDSDLLITNHALMITLTYQHKNKVFTSVKWVPNMHLNFNLISDISIMSWQIVLEKWTVERINQELAVLNKKPLYPRYLVLLLVALAGASFCRLFGGGAIEVAVAFVASFCGLFVRQEAMKLKFNFYLSIFFASATASLVAGFYFYLNPTETYIHAFSTSVLFLIPGVPMINAFSDLIDGNTLNGITRGVNVLIMAFAIALGLIVSLLIYKF is encoded by the coding sequence TTGAGCGATAAATTTTACACCTTTTATATGGAAGTAAGTAATAAACCCAATAAGTACGAACTGGGAGAAATGCTCCTTGAAATTGGCTCGCTCCTCATGGTTTCAGGCGCCAATACCGAACGGATTAAAGTAACCATAAGCAGGATTGCAGGCGCTTTCGGATGCGATTCGGATTTGCTGATTACCAATCACGCGCTGATGATTACGCTAACCTATCAGCATAAAAACAAAGTCTTTACCAGTGTAAAGTGGGTGCCCAATATGCACCTGAATTTCAATTTGATTTCGGATATCAGTATTATGAGTTGGCAAATTGTCCTCGAAAAATGGACCGTGGAGCGCATCAATCAGGAATTAGCGGTATTGAATAAAAAACCGTTGTATCCAAGGTATTTAGTATTATTACTCGTGGCTTTAGCAGGCGCTTCTTTTTGCAGGCTTTTTGGCGGAGGCGCCATAGAAGTGGCAGTAGCTTTTGTAGCCTCCTTCTGCGGGTTATTCGTGAGACAGGAAGCCATGAAATTAAAATTTAATTTCTACTTGTCTATCTTTTTTGCCTCGGCTACCGCATCATTGGTGGCAGGATTCTATTTTTATTTAAACCCAACAGAAACTTATATTCATGCTTTTTCTACTTCGGTTTTGTTTTTAATTCCCGGCGTTCCTATGATTAATGCCTTTTCGGATTTAATCGACGGAAATACGTTAAACGGAATCACGCGTGGAGTCAATGTCTTAATTATGGCTTTTGCCATTGCCTTAGGACTTATTGTATCCTTATTAATTTATAAATTCTAA
- a CDS encoding threonine/serine exporter family protein, producing the protein METLLFLEKGIWLGFAAIGFAVLFNVPKRALGTIFVIGALGGLVKFFMIAQEIGIVLAAFCGASLIGVISVLAAHNRKAPPMIFAIPAVIPMIPGFFAYKAMVGIIELTAEKDSEVYTKLFFETVNNGLSALFVLLALSAGVAIPLLITRKQTIKRIQPDDNLEVEIE; encoded by the coding sequence ATGGAAACGCTGTTATTTTTAGAAAAAGGAATTTGGTTGGGATTTGCCGCCATCGGATTTGCGGTGCTTTTTAATGTGCCCAAAAGAGCTTTGGGAACTATTTTTGTCATTGGCGCCTTGGGCGGATTAGTAAAATTCTTCATGATTGCGCAGGAAATAGGAATTGTTTTAGCTGCTTTTTGTGGCGCTTCACTCATTGGTGTTATCAGTGTTTTGGCGGCCCATAATAGGAAAGCACCTCCAATGATTTTTGCCATTCCCGCTGTAATTCCTATGATTCCCGGTTTTTTTGCATACAAAGCCATGGTAGGAATTATAGAACTGACTGCCGAAAAAGACTCAGAGGTCTATACTAAACTTTTTTTCGAAACGGTAAACAATGGCTTATCGGCTTTGTTTGTCTTGTTGGCATTATCTGCCGGTGTGGCCATCCCATTATTAATCACCCGAAAACAAACCATCAAACGCATTCAACCCGATGACAATCTCGAAGTTGAAATAGAATAA
- the mscL gene encoding large conductance mechanosensitive channel protein MscL, translated as MGFFSDFKASLMKGDVLSLATAVVIGGAFGKIVGSAVDDVIMPIVGLITGGIDFTQKFITLDGNSYDNLAAAKTAGAAVITYGNLVQAIINFVIISFFIFIVLRAAEKARKKQEVVAAPAPPAGPTQEELLTQIRDLLKK; from the coding sequence ATGGGGTTTTTCAGTGATTTTAAAGCATCTTTAATGAAAGGTGACGTATTAAGTTTAGCGACTGCCGTAGTTATTGGCGGTGCATTTGGTAAAATTGTCGGTTCTGCCGTTGATGATGTTATTATGCCAATAGTTGGGTTAATAACCGGAGGAATCGATTTTACACAGAAATTCATCACACTTGACGGAAACAGTTACGACAATTTAGCTGCTGCCAAAACGGCTGGTGCTGCCGTAATCACGTATGGAAATTTGGTGCAAGCCATCATTAATTTTGTTATTATTTCATTCTTCATTTTTATTGTTTTAAGAGCTGCCGAAAAAGCAAGAAAAAAACAAGAAGTTGTTGCGGCACCTGCGCCACCGGCTGGACCTACGCAAGAAGAATTGCTTACTCAAATTAGAGATTTGTTGAAAAAATAA
- a CDS encoding TonB-dependent receptor, giving the protein MKKFIIALFLGFSAMLQAQNTISGTVTDLKNQPIKGVSVYASELHKGTTTDEKGKFTLSNLPNGSLKISFVFPGFTTQYKTINPFQKENNITVILEETIFEMDEVIVSTAFNKLQSQNVMKVEHESIKNLQRKGTATLIEGLATIPGVSQVSTGTSIGKPVIRGLSGNRVLVYSQGIRMENQQFGDEHGLGLNDAGIESVEVIKGPASLLYGSDALGGVLYFNPEKFADANTFKANFSQKYFANTQGSNTSLGLKTATDNWKFLARGSYNTHSDYRIASGDRVTNTRYNETDFKSGIGYSNAAFSSVLRYNYNKLDLGIPEEGIAAQTASKETMYPKQGVFNHLLSLNTVFFFEKSKLDVDLGYIANDRSEFEDSPTAILHMKLKTFNYDAKYYLPKMGKLESIFGIQGMRQTNTNSGEEYLIPDAVTNDFGVFGTANYEWKSNVLQAGLRFDNRKITTEAQGIAGEEGSFEAIDTSFDSFNASLGYKTNLANDLTLRLNLASGFRAPNLAELTSNGVHEGTNRYEVGNSNLKTEQNVQTDLNLEYKTSHLEFFANGFYNHINHYIYTSPTGEIIDANAVFNYIQDNAKLYGGEIGLHFHPHPLDWLHYETSFETVTGKKQNGDYLPLIPANNWNNTIRTEFNIKNWLQDGFATLSVSSTFNQNNVSGFETQSNGYTLVNLGFGGKLTVGKTAFDINLNGNNLFDKNYTAHLSRLKTDGIPNMGRNIVLGVNLNL; this is encoded by the coding sequence ATGAAAAAATTTATTATAGCCTTATTTTTAGGTTTTTCGGCCATGCTTCAAGCGCAAAATACCATTTCTGGAACCGTAACCGATCTGAAAAATCAGCCCATCAAAGGCGTTTCGGTTTACGCATCTGAACTTCATAAAGGGACGACAACAGACGAAAAAGGAAAGTTCACCTTGTCTAATTTGCCCAATGGCAGTTTAAAAATATCCTTTGTTTTTCCCGGATTTACAACGCAGTACAAAACCATAAATCCGTTTCAAAAAGAGAATAATATAACTGTAATCCTCGAAGAAACGATTTTCGAAATGGATGAAGTTATTGTTTCTACCGCTTTCAACAAACTGCAATCGCAAAACGTGATGAAAGTCGAACACGAAAGCATCAAAAACTTACAGCGAAAAGGAACGGCCACTTTAATCGAAGGATTGGCAACCATTCCGGGAGTTTCCCAGGTTTCTACGGGAACTTCTATTGGGAAACCGGTAATTCGCGGATTGAGCGGTAATCGTGTTTTAGTTTATTCGCAAGGAATCCGAATGGAAAATCAGCAGTTTGGCGACGAACACGGATTGGGGTTGAACGATGCCGGAATAGAAAGCGTTGAGGTCATCAAGGGACCGGCTTCGTTATTGTACGGCTCAGATGCGTTGGGTGGCGTTTTGTATTTTAACCCCGAAAAATTTGCCGATGCCAATACGTTTAAAGCCAATTTTAGTCAAAAATACTTCGCTAATACGCAAGGCAGTAACACGTCTTTGGGATTAAAAACAGCTACAGATAACTGGAAATTCTTAGCCCGAGGAAGCTACAACACTCATTCTGATTATAGAATTGCTTCTGGCGACCGAGTGACCAATACCCGTTACAATGAAACCGATTTCAAATCAGGGATTGGGTACAGCAATGCTGCATTTTCGAGTGTGTTGCGCTACAATTACAACAAATTAGACTTGGGAATTCCGGAGGAAGGTATTGCAGCACAAACGGCAAGCAAAGAAACGATGTATCCAAAACAAGGCGTTTTCAATCATTTGTTAAGTCTTAACACCGTTTTCTTTTTTGAAAAATCAAAACTGGATGTCGATTTGGGCTACATTGCCAATGACCGAAGCGAGTTTGAAGACAGTCCAACAGCTATTTTGCACATGAAACTGAAAACGTTCAATTACGACGCAAAATACTATTTGCCAAAAATGGGAAAACTCGAATCTATTTTTGGGATTCAAGGCATGCGCCAAACCAATACTAATTCTGGAGAAGAATATTTAATTCCGGATGCGGTTACCAATGATTTTGGCGTTTTTGGAACGGCAAATTACGAGTGGAAGTCAAATGTGTTGCAAGCTGGTTTGCGTTTTGACAATCGAAAAATAACTACCGAAGCCCAAGGAATTGCAGGCGAAGAAGGCTCTTTTGAAGCCATCGATACATCTTTTGACAGTTTCAACGCGTCTTTGGGTTACAAAACCAATCTGGCTAACGATTTGACATTGCGACTCAATCTCGCGTCCGGTTTTAGAGCGCCCAATCTTGCCGAATTGACTTCAAACGGTGTTCATGAAGGAACCAACCGATATGAAGTGGGAAACAGCAACCTCAAAACCGAGCAAAACGTACAAACCGACTTAAATCTGGAATACAAAACCAGTCATTTAGAGTTTTTTGCCAATGGTTTTTACAACCACATCAACCATTATATTTACACCTCGCCAACGGGGGAAATAATAGATGCCAACGCAGTTTTCAATTACATTCAGGACAATGCCAAGTTGTACGGCGGTGAAATAGGACTGCATTTTCACCCGCATCCTTTAGATTGGTTGCATTACGAAACCAGTTTTGAAACCGTAACCGGCAAGAAACAAAATGGCGATTACCTGCCTTTGATTCCCGCAAATAACTGGAACAACACCATTCGAACTGAATTTAATATCAAAAACTGGCTTCAAGATGGCTTTGCCACGCTGAGTGTTTCCTCGACTTTCAACCAAAATAACGTAAGTGGTTTCGAAACCCAATCGAATGGTTATACCTTGGTGAATCTTGGTTTTGGAGGCAAATTGACCGTAGGCAAAACCGCTTTCGATATCAATTTGAACGGGAATAATCTATTCGACAAGAACTACACCGCACACCTTTCCCGCCTCAAAACCGATGGCATTCCAAACATGGGAAGAAACATTGTTTTAGGAGTAAATTTAAATTTATAG